The Candidatus Polarisedimenticolaceae bacterium genome window below encodes:
- a CDS encoding protein kinase produces the protein MSLSPGSRLGPFEILAPIGAGGMGEVFRARDTRLNRDVAIKVLPALLTQDPERVARFRREAQLLAALNHPNIALIHGLEEADGRVALVLELVDGEDLAQRLKREPIPVAEAIGIARQIAEGLESAHEKGIVHRDLKPANIKITSDGTVKILDFGLAKAYEADTSSTDSMNSPTMTHAMTEAGLILGTAAYMSPEQARARAVDKRADIWSFGVVVCEMLMGKHLFEGETVSDTLASVLRQDITLSALPTDTPSRVKRLLGRCLERDPKKRLRDIGEARLVLEDTTPELAAVATTPVATKKASPVPIVIVTAIAAAAVGAFGWGVLHPAAKPQKTSLSIALPPGQVLSGNGGPAITRDGRLIAYAARDSSGVARLYLRSLDRFEAAAVPESDGAQAPFFSPDGSRVGFFAHGKMLTAAVSGGAPTPIADASNQAMGGTWGEDGTVVFAPSLSAGLLRVPASGGTAQQLTQPDGGAMGYAHSRPSFLPGGKTLLFTQWGGSKVDERGSVVLDLKSAAWTRITTGFGTVRYAPNGRLLMSGPQGVRSAAFDPAHPQRLNPETFVLDDVYYPIAWSDSWFTVSESGTLVYVPGDPILGTLTWVDLDGRTMPTLDKPISLSDAVLSPDGQRIAFQDKDDVLWTMDVRRGTRLRLNRDDELTNGYPVWSRDGSHIFFTSNRSGDWELYSVPSGGGPAKKVLTREGNQFPQSIAPDGTLMFAERSKGRIGTDLLTLAPDGTVTPFLDAQPAGKACGQFSPDGRLVAYVSDESGREEVYVRPFHGGEAVPVSTEGGNGPRWAPDGKAVYFRSGDAFFAVPVTTSGSAVTVGDAKKLFAMKAAPGRSILLPGYSVSSDGKRLLVHLLDASAIPTRINVVEGWSAKP, from the coding sequence ATGTCGCTGTCTCCCGGCTCACGACTCGGTCCCTTCGAGATCCTCGCTCCGATCGGAGCGGGAGGCATGGGCGAAGTCTTCCGCGCCCGCGACACGCGTCTCAACCGCGACGTCGCGATCAAGGTGCTGCCCGCGCTCCTGACGCAAGATCCCGAGCGCGTCGCGCGCTTCCGGCGCGAGGCGCAACTCCTCGCTGCGCTCAATCACCCGAACATCGCGCTCATTCACGGGCTCGAAGAGGCCGACGGCCGCGTCGCACTCGTGCTCGAGCTGGTCGACGGCGAAGATCTCGCCCAGCGCCTGAAGCGGGAACCCATCCCGGTCGCCGAGGCGATCGGCATCGCGCGCCAGATCGCCGAAGGCCTGGAATCCGCTCACGAGAAGGGGATCGTCCACCGGGACCTCAAGCCGGCGAACATCAAGATCACGAGCGACGGCACGGTGAAGATCCTCGACTTCGGTCTCGCGAAGGCGTACGAGGCGGACACGTCGAGCACCGACTCGATGAACTCGCCGACGATGACGCACGCGATGACCGAGGCCGGCCTCATCCTCGGCACCGCCGCGTACATGAGCCCCGAGCAAGCCCGGGCGCGCGCCGTCGATAAGCGCGCCGACATCTGGTCGTTCGGCGTCGTCGTTTGCGAGATGCTCATGGGCAAGCACCTCTTCGAAGGCGAGACGGTCAGCGACACGCTCGCGTCGGTGCTGCGGCAAGACATCACGCTGAGCGCGCTGCCGACGGACACTCCATCCCGCGTGAAGCGTCTCCTCGGGCGCTGCCTCGAGCGCGACCCGAAGAAGCGCCTCCGTGACATCGGCGAGGCGAGGCTCGTTCTCGAGGACACGACGCCGGAGCTCGCAGCGGTGGCAACGACGCCGGTTGCGACCAAGAAGGCGTCACCCGTACCGATCGTCATCGTCACCGCGATCGCTGCGGCGGCCGTCGGTGCCTTCGGATGGGGAGTGCTTCACCCGGCCGCGAAACCGCAGAAGACGAGCCTCTCGATCGCGCTCCCGCCCGGCCAGGTCCTCTCCGGGAACGGTGGCCCCGCGATCACGCGCGACGGACGGCTCATCGCCTACGCGGCGCGCGACAGCTCCGGCGTCGCGCGCCTGTACTTGCGCTCTCTCGATCGCTTCGAGGCCGCCGCCGTGCCCGAAAGCGACGGCGCGCAAGCGCCCTTCTTCTCTCCGGACGGATCGCGGGTCGGCTTCTTTGCGCACGGCAAGATGCTCACCGCCGCCGTCTCCGGCGGTGCGCCTACGCCGATCGCCGACGCCTCGAATCAGGCGATGGGAGGCACGTGGGGAGAGGACGGCACCGTTGTCTTCGCACCTTCGCTGTCGGCCGGCCTGCTGCGCGTCCCCGCTAGCGGCGGCACCGCACAGCAGCTCACGCAGCCCGACGGAGGTGCCATGGGTTACGCCCACAGCCGTCCGAGTTTCCTCCCAGGCGGCAAGACGCTCCTGTTCACCCAGTGGGGTGGGTCGAAGGTCGACGAGCGTGGCTCCGTCGTCCTCGACCTGAAGTCCGCCGCATGGACGCGCATCACGACCGGCTTCGGAACGGTGCGCTATGCACCCAACGGCCGGCTCTTGATGTCCGGCCCCCAGGGTGTTCGTTCGGCGGCGTTCGATCCCGCGCATCCGCAGCGTCTCAATCCCGAAACGTTCGTGCTCGATGACGTCTACTACCCGATCGCGTGGTCCGACTCGTGGTTCACCGTCTCCGAGAGCGGAACGCTCGTCTACGTCCCCGGAGACCCGATACTCGGAACGCTGACCTGGGTGGACCTGGACGGCCGCACGATGCCCACCCTCGACAAGCCGATCTCGCTGAGCGATGCCGTCCTGTCCCCCGACGGACAGCGCATTGCTTTCCAGGACAAGGACGATGTCTTGTGGACGATGGACGTGCGTCGCGGCACGCGCCTGAGGCTGAATCGCGACGACGAGCTCACCAACGGCTATCCCGTCTGGTCGCGCGACGGCTCTCATATCTTCTTTACGTCGAACCGCAGTGGAGACTGGGAGCTCTACTCGGTTCCCTCCGGCGGCGGCCCCGCGAAGAAGGTGCTCACGCGCGAGGGCAACCAGTTCCCGCAGTCGATCGCTCCCGACGGAACCCTCATGTTCGCCGAGCGCTCGAAAGGCAGGATCGGGACCGATCTCCTGACGCTCGCCCCGGACGGCACCGTCACGCCGTTTCTCGACGCACAGCCCGCCGGCAAAGCCTGCGGCCAATTCTCGCCCGACGGGCGCCTGGTCGCGTACGTGTCCGACGAGAGCGGGCGCGAAGAGGTCTACGTCCGTCCCTTCCATGGCGGCGAGGCCGTCCCCGTCTCGACGGAAGGCGGCAACGGTCCGCGCTGGGCGCCCGACGGCAAAGCGGTGTACTTCCGGAGCGGCGACGCATTCTTCGCAGTACCGGTCACGACCTCCGGCTCTGCCGTCACCGTGGGCGACGCCAAGAAGCTCTTCGCGATGAAGGCGGCCCCGGGCCGGAGCATCCTGCTGCCCGGCTATTCCGTCTCATCCGACGGCAAGCGTCTCCTCGTGCATCTGCTCGACGCGAGCGCGATCCCGACGAGGATCAATGTCGTGGAGGGATGGTCGGCGAAGCCCTAG
- a CDS encoding GFA family protein codes for MNLPLTGGCACGAVRYECTAPPIAMFNCHCRTCQQVSGAVSVPVVLLPSNAFRVTKGALRYHLLPSERTGQHKRGFCADCGSRITGGETTEPRDWVGVTASSLDDPSVFRPAFDIFVSSAQPWELLDPKIAKHAKYPPR; via the coding sequence ATGAACCTCCCTCTGACCGGCGGCTGCGCGTGCGGCGCCGTGCGTTATGAGTGCACCGCGCCGCCGATCGCGATGTTCAACTGCCACTGCCGGACCTGTCAGCAGGTCTCCGGCGCAGTTTCCGTCCCCGTGGTGCTTCTTCCCTCGAATGCGTTCCGCGTGACGAAGGGCGCGTTGCGCTACCACCTCCTCCCGAGCGAGAGAACCGGGCAGCACAAGCGCGGCTTCTGCGCGGACTGCGGCTCGCGCATCACCGGCGGCGAGACCACCGAGCCTCGCGACTGGGTCGGCGTCACCGCGTCGAGCCTCGACGACCCGAGCGTCTTCCGTCCGGCGTTCGACATCTTCGTCTCGAGCGCGCAGCCGTGGGAGCTGCTCGACCCGAAGATCGCCAAGCACGCGAAGTATCCGCCGCGTTAG
- a CDS encoding FG-GAP-like repeat-containing protein: MKRTLSVSLALALALMASSVSWGQSEAPAEGKRGDMTVGREVFHDISPPLMLMPLPERPAPYIEHEPGRIPLSGTPAGASGRTEPDRNEMRPAGPAMPSTNVNVLGQGQDWTGYYVGAMPPDTNGDVGPQHYIQLVNSSFEVFDKSGKPLYGPYATAGIWQGVPDCGDHNDGDGIVLYDPIANRWVISQFSIHLTSGYLECVAVSATGDPMGQWYRYAFSYDQLPDYPKLGVWPDAYYVSYNMFDSSNHLVGGKVCALDRASMLVGHYATQVCVDVQTAGLLPADLDGDVLPPPGAPMPFVAINPSDSASLLAWNFHVDFVDPWRLSTFVPMPNIPVPTWYQHCGSYPCVPQPNGDDLSAIDDRLMYRLAYRNFGDHDALVVNHTVETPGTPVSTTGVRWYEIRSPFTKPFVFQQGTQWADDGAYRWMGSAAIDQAGDIALGYSLSSSALTPQIRYAGRLVSDPRGTTPQGEATLFAGAGSQGYFRWGDYSMMAVDPADDCTFWYTSEYEPADGYFNWDTRVGAFKFPGCPGPVTAVSNGPVCAGGTLQLAARGPKTGTYTWTGPSGFTSSTKNPVLSNVTAAMAGIYTLTHTVGGVPTEIVATGVVIVPNGGLCSDGNACTEGDSCQAGACVGGTPKVCAATACSAAGTCDPATGLCPARPDGTVCNDGDPCVYGDACRSGVCVAQSSTTTATPVAVSGPVAAAVDDLNFDGIPDLAVVGGTAGTLQLVVGLGGGAFSSTVTVPVGPEPSAVATGDFTWNGLHSVAVADAQTGLVTLYSPFGFTPMGSTYYGGNGASAMIAADFNGDGHDDLAVALNGGVSILLNVAPNQLYFSWQEPAGIGLTSIAAGDLNGDGFVDLAVTGGGSNDVTILLGDGTGGLHAMTGSPFRVGRAPSGVALGDFDGDGALDLAVANRDSSDVSILLNRGSSGFFPAPGSPIALDESPLSIAAADFSRDGRPDLAIAGSDGTLTLLSGGGGGRFGKQQVGTYLGLSAAMLLARDVNGDGSPDLVVVNRGQGAVNVALDLPFFANGARCDYGDACTMGSCSAGACQPGTAPKDLDADGHIVAGCPGGDDCNDLDGTVWHPPAGVTGLTVSGQHPTSIAWASQAGTSGPGTVYDLVVGYLYNPPVFSNSACLESGGGTSFIDIYADPQLHSLFYYLSRARNSCGTGTWGSSLADATMAPCP, from the coding sequence ATGAAACGCACTCTTAGCGTATCGCTGGCGCTGGCGCTCGCCCTGATGGCGAGCTCGGTCTCGTGGGGACAATCCGAGGCGCCGGCCGAGGGGAAGCGCGGCGACATGACGGTCGGCCGCGAGGTGTTCCACGACATCTCGCCGCCGCTCATGCTCATGCCTCTGCCGGAAAGGCCCGCTCCGTACATCGAGCACGAACCCGGACGGATTCCGCTGTCCGGAACGCCGGCAGGAGCCTCGGGCCGGACCGAGCCGGACCGGAACGAGATGAGACCGGCCGGACCGGCCATGCCCTCGACGAATGTGAACGTCCTCGGCCAGGGCCAGGATTGGACGGGGTACTACGTCGGCGCCATGCCCCCTGACACGAACGGTGATGTCGGCCCGCAGCACTACATCCAGCTCGTCAACAGCTCGTTCGAGGTCTTCGACAAGTCCGGGAAGCCGTTGTACGGCCCCTACGCCACGGCCGGAATCTGGCAGGGAGTTCCAGATTGCGGCGACCACAACGACGGCGACGGCATCGTGCTCTACGATCCGATCGCCAATCGCTGGGTGATATCGCAGTTCTCGATCCACCTGACGTCCGGATACCTCGAGTGCGTCGCCGTCTCGGCGACGGGGGATCCGATGGGGCAGTGGTATCGCTACGCGTTCTCCTACGATCAGCTTCCCGACTATCCCAAGCTCGGCGTGTGGCCGGACGCGTACTACGTCAGCTACAACATGTTCGACAGCTCCAATCACCTCGTCGGCGGAAAGGTCTGCGCCTTGGACCGCGCGAGCATGCTCGTCGGACACTACGCGACCCAGGTGTGCGTCGACGTGCAGACCGCCGGCTTGTTGCCGGCGGACCTCGACGGGGACGTTCTTCCTCCGCCCGGCGCGCCGATGCCGTTCGTCGCGATCAACCCGAGCGACAGCGCCTCGCTCCTCGCCTGGAATTTCCACGTGGACTTCGTTGATCCCTGGCGACTCTCGACGTTCGTGCCGATGCCGAACATTCCGGTCCCGACCTGGTATCAGCACTGCGGGTCTTACCCGTGCGTTCCCCAGCCGAACGGCGACGATCTGTCCGCCATCGACGATCGCCTCATGTACCGGCTCGCGTACCGGAACTTCGGCGACCACGACGCGCTGGTGGTGAATCACACCGTCGAGACACCCGGGACACCCGTTTCCACGACCGGGGTCCGCTGGTACGAGATCCGGTCGCCGTTCACGAAGCCGTTCGTCTTCCAGCAGGGCACGCAGTGGGCCGACGACGGCGCGTACCGGTGGATGGGAAGCGCGGCGATCGATCAGGCCGGTGACATCGCCCTCGGGTACAGCCTCTCCAGCAGCGCGCTCACTCCCCAGATTCGTTACGCGGGGCGGCTCGTGTCGGATCCTCGCGGCACGACGCCTCAGGGCGAGGCCACGCTCTTCGCCGGTGCCGGCTCTCAAGGCTACTTCCGTTGGGGCGATTACAGCATGATGGCGGTCGATCCGGCGGACGATTGCACGTTCTGGTACACGAGCGAGTACGAGCCGGCGGACGGCTACTTCAACTGGGACACGCGCGTCGGCGCGTTCAAGTTCCCGGGCTGCCCGGGGCCGGTGACCGCCGTCTCGAACGGTCCGGTGTGCGCGGGCGGGACGCTCCAGCTCGCGGCGCGCGGTCCGAAGACCGGCACGTACACGTGGACCGGTCCGAGCGGCTTTACCTCTTCCACGAAGAACCCGGTGCTTTCGAACGTCACGGCCGCGATGGCGGGGATCTACACGCTCACGCACACCGTCGGCGGCGTTCCGACCGAGATCGTCGCGACGGGCGTCGTCATCGTTCCGAACGGGGGACTCTGTAGCGACGGGAACGCGTGCACGGAAGGCGACAGCTGCCAGGCCGGGGCGTGCGTCGGCGGAACCCCGAAGGTGTGCGCCGCGACCGCGTGCTCGGCCGCCGGCACGTGCGATCCCGCGACCGGCCTCTGCCCCGCGCGGCCCGACGGCACGGTTTGCAATGACGGGGACCCCTGCGTCTATGGCGATGCGTGCCGCTCCGGGGTGTGCGTCGCGCAGTCGTCGACGACGACGGCGACCCCGGTGGCGGTCTCAGGCCCGGTCGCGGCAGCCGTGGACGATCTCAACTTCGACGGGATCCCCGATCTCGCGGTCGTCGGCGGAACGGCGGGGACGCTCCAGCTCGTGGTGGGTCTCGGGGGCGGCGCGTTCTCGTCCACCGTAACGGTTCCCGTGGGCCCGGAGCCTTCGGCGGTCGCGACCGGCGACTTCACGTGGAACGGCCTTCACTCGGTCGCCGTCGCGGACGCTCAGACCGGTCTCGTGACCCTCTACTCGCCGTTCGGTTTCACCCCGATGGGGTCCACGTACTACGGCGGTAACGGAGCCTCCGCGATGATCGCCGCCGACTTCAACGGCGACGGTCACGACGATCTCGCCGTGGCGCTGAACGGCGGCGTCTCGATCCTCCTGAACGTCGCGCCGAACCAGCTCTACTTCTCTTGGCAGGAACCCGCCGGCATCGGGCTCACGTCGATCGCCGCCGGCGACTTGAACGGCGACGGTTTCGTCGATCTCGCCGTCACCGGCGGCGGCTCGAACGACGTGACGATTCTGCTCGGCGACGGCACGGGAGGACTTCACGCGATGACCGGCTCGCCGTTCCGCGTCGGAAGGGCGCCCTCGGGGGTCGCGCTCGGCGACTTCGACGGTGACGGCGCGCTCGACCTGGCGGTCGCGAACCGCGACTCGAGCGATGTCTCGATCCTCTTGAACCGAGGGAGCAGCGGGTTCTTCCCGGCGCCGGGCTCGCCGATTGCGCTCGATGAGAGCCCGCTCTCCATCGCCGCCGCCGATTTCAGCCGCGACGGCCGTCCCGATCTCGCGATCGCGGGATCCGACGGCACGCTCACGCTCCTCTCCGGCGGCGGAGGCGGGCGCTTCGGAAAGCAGCAGGTCGGGACGTATCTCGGGCTCTCGGCGGCGATGCTCCTCGCGCGCGATGTGAACGGCGACGGCAGCCCGGACCTCGTCGTCGTCAACAGGGGACAGGGAGCCGTCAACGTGGCCCTCGACCTGCCGTTCTTCGCGAACGGTGCGCGATGCGACTACGGCGACGCCTGCACGATGGGGAGCTGCTCGGCCGGGGCGTGTCAGCCGGGCACGGCGCCGAAGGATCTTGACGCCGACGGCCACATCGTCGCCGGCTGTCCCGGCGGCGACGACTGCAACGACCTCGACGGTACCGTCTGGCACCCGCCGGCGGGAGTAACGGGGCTCACCGTCAGCGGGCAACACCCGACGTCGATCGCCTGGGCGAGCCAGGCCGGCACGAGCGGGCCGGGGACGGTCTACGACCTCGTCGTGGGATACCTGTACAACCCACCCGTCTTCTCGAACTCCGCGTGCCTCGAATCCGGCGGCGGCACGAGCTTCATCGACATCTACGCCGATCCGCAACTCCACAGCTTGTTCTACTACCTGTCGCGCGCGAGGAACAGCTGCGGAACCGGCACGTGGGGATCGAGCCTGGCGGACGCGACAATGGCGCCGTGCCCGTGA
- a CDS encoding VCBS repeat-containing protein produces the protein MKQHPMTAALVGLVLSLSAFAAQEATEPKVLLGAKVQPAIHFDTSPPLWLIPPAAPSPFDNVGPEIEKELDSESAITPWESEASTMTQAPSPRAAAPLLTNWLGLGYGFPGGSVTYGLPPDTAGDVGPSHYVQIVNAAFAIFDKATGNTVFGPVATNTLWSGFGGGCEINNIGEGTVLYDQISDRWVLSQIAAPNLLCVAVSQGSNPTGAWNRYAFSYPNTFPGFPKLAVWPDGYYVGLDTSPTSVCAMDRAKMLAGLAATQQCFNLPNDGIPLPSDLDGRLLPPPGSPNYILQLSLPNADTLNFFRFHVDWTAPGSSTLTGPTALPFLDLRPTALDLVAQPGTTQCLSTLGSWLMYRLAYRNFGDHESLVANRSVRVPTWFDNAQIDWFEIRSPATTPVMYQEGIFGTDDANRFFGSAAMDQAGNLAAGYSLSSPDVYPSIRYTGRLADDPLGQMTQGEGTIVDGTGSQTNSNRWGDYSMLTVDPSDDCTFWYTTEYTTVTGQPWSTRIASFKLPGCPPPLRARSAGPACAGGSIHLSVTGPVGATFAWTGPNGFTSSLANPAIAATAANAGIYNVSCTAFGSPCGSESVSVVVVGNGGACDDGNACTRVDTCQAGACVGGSPVDCAAFGCAAGACDPATGRCEEIAHDGLTCNDGNACVTGDSCQDGLCVSVPSMSGATSGYAPSVAFLASADLNFDGVPDLLTTGDQLVWTHLGLGDGTFYTLGYLVGLDASPVGVAILDPALPGQTLVAVAYHDSNLVELFFGDLNYGFTPMGTVYAGSGPVAVATGDFNQDGWTDLAVADATGNAVTVLLRTPFAPSLSVLGTWSADDTPTGVAVGDLNLDGRPDIVVSNGGSGDVTVLLNDGAGGFAPGMGSPLGAGRSPSGLAIGDFDGDGMLDVAAANELSSDVSVWLNRGSSGFVRAAGTPVALTSIPKSIVATDLNRDGKSDLAVLSNSDGEVDGLIGDGTGKFAAPFALSSFVGNDPRGLIAADLNLDGNPDLVVGLHADGAVHTFMDAAPLAPNGTACQDADPCFTGDTCSAGTCVGGTTPLDQDGDGRTPLGCPNGSDCNDNDPNVWNAPREMRRLVASGKATTTVSWDPQSGIGTAAYDLVSGSLTKPVNFAASICLQSGGGTSYADTRPNPAPGQAYWYLSRGRNSCGTGTWGSAQEDATMATCP, from the coding sequence ATGAAGCAGCATCCGATGACGGCGGCTCTGGTCGGTCTCGTGCTCTCGTTGTCCGCGTTCGCGGCTCAGGAAGCGACGGAGCCGAAGGTGTTGCTCGGGGCGAAGGTCCAGCCGGCGATCCACTTCGATACGTCGCCTCCGCTCTGGCTCATCCCGCCTGCCGCGCCCTCGCCGTTCGACAACGTTGGACCCGAGATCGAGAAGGAACTGGACTCCGAGAGCGCCATCACGCCCTGGGAATCGGAAGCGTCGACGATGACACAGGCGCCGTCTCCCCGAGCCGCGGCTCCGCTCCTAACGAACTGGCTCGGCCTCGGCTACGGGTTTCCGGGGGGCAGCGTGACCTACGGCCTGCCGCCGGACACGGCCGGGGACGTCGGGCCGAGTCACTACGTTCAAATCGTCAATGCCGCGTTCGCGATCTTCGACAAAGCCACCGGCAACACCGTCTTCGGCCCAGTGGCTACGAACACGCTCTGGAGCGGCTTCGGCGGAGGTTGCGAGATCAACAACATCGGCGAAGGGACCGTACTGTACGACCAGATCTCCGATCGCTGGGTGCTCTCCCAGATCGCCGCCCCCAACCTTCTCTGCGTCGCCGTCTCCCAGGGCTCGAATCCGACCGGCGCCTGGAATCGTTACGCGTTCTCGTATCCGAATACGTTCCCTGGCTTTCCCAAGCTCGCCGTGTGGCCGGACGGCTACTACGTGGGGCTGGACACCAGCCCGACGAGCGTCTGCGCCATGGACCGGGCCAAGATGCTCGCGGGACTTGCCGCGACCCAGCAGTGCTTCAATTTGCCGAACGACGGCATCCCGCTCCCCTCCGATCTCGACGGGCGTCTTCTCCCACCGCCGGGGTCTCCCAACTACATTCTTCAGCTCTCATTGCCCAACGCCGACACGCTCAACTTCTTCAGGTTCCACGTCGACTGGACGGCGCCGGGAAGCAGCACGTTGACCGGCCCCACTGCGCTGCCGTTCCTCGACCTTCGTCCCACGGCGCTGGATCTCGTCGCGCAACCGGGAACCACACAGTGTTTGTCGACGCTCGGCTCCTGGCTGATGTACCGGCTCGCTTATCGCAATTTCGGCGACCACGAATCCCTCGTGGCGAACCGCAGCGTCCGGGTTCCGACTTGGTTCGATAACGCCCAGATCGATTGGTTCGAGATCCGATCCCCCGCGACGACTCCCGTCATGTACCAGGAGGGGATCTTCGGGACGGACGACGCCAATCGCTTCTTCGGAAGCGCCGCCATGGACCAGGCGGGAAACCTGGCGGCGGGCTACAGCCTCTCGAGCCCAGACGTCTACCCGTCGATCCGTTACACCGGCCGCCTGGCCGACGATCCGCTGGGTCAGATGACACAGGGTGAGGGGACGATCGTCGACGGTACCGGCTCGCAGACGAACTCCAACCGCTGGGGCGATTACAGCATGTTGACGGTCGACCCATCCGACGACTGCACCTTCTGGTACACGACGGAGTACACCACCGTCACCGGTCAGCCGTGGAGCACGCGTATCGCCTCGTTCAAGCTTCCGGGCTGCCCGCCGCCTCTGCGCGCACGATCGGCGGGACCCGCGTGCGCCGGCGGCTCGATCCACCTCTCCGTCACCGGACCCGTGGGCGCCACGTTCGCGTGGACGGGACCGAACGGCTTCACGTCGTCGCTCGCCAACCCGGCGATTGCGGCGACCGCCGCGAACGCAGGGATCTACAACGTCTCGTGCACGGCGTTCGGCTCTCCGTGCGGGTCGGAGTCGGTGTCGGTCGTGGTCGTCGGGAACGGCGGAGCGTGCGACGACGGCAACGCGTGCACCCGGGTCGACACCTGCCAAGCGGGAGCGTGCGTGGGCGGGAGCCCGGTCGACTGCGCGGCGTTCGGGTGCGCCGCCGGCGCCTGCGACCCGGCGACGGGACGATGCGAAGAGATCGCTCACGACGGCCTGACGTGCAACGACGGCAACGCGTGCGTGACCGGCGACAGCTGCCAGGACGGCCTCTGCGTGTCGGTGCCGTCCATGAGCGGCGCAACCTCGGGCTACGCGCCGTCGGTCGCGTTCCTTGCCTCCGCCGATCTCAACTTCGACGGCGTTCCCGATCTCCTCACCACGGGTGACCAGCTCGTGTGGACCCACCTCGGACTGGGTGATGGGACCTTCTACACGCTGGGGTACCTCGTCGGGCTCGACGCCTCTCCGGTCGGCGTCGCGATCCTCGACCCGGCCCTACCGGGACAGACGCTGGTGGCGGTGGCCTATCACGACAGCAATCTCGTGGAGCTCTTCTTCGGCGACCTCAACTATGGGTTCACTCCGATGGGAACGGTCTACGCGGGGAGCGGCCCGGTCGCCGTGGCCACCGGCGATTTCAACCAGGACGGCTGGACCGATCTCGCCGTCGCCGACGCGACGGGGAATGCCGTGACGGTTCTTCTCAGGACTCCCTTCGCGCCGTCTCTCTCCGTGCTCGGCACGTGGAGCGCCGACGACACGCCGACGGGTGTCGCGGTGGGGGACTTGAACCTCGATGGCCGGCCCGACATCGTCGTGTCGAACGGCGGCTCGGGTGACGTCACGGTCCTGTTGAACGACGGAGCAGGAGGATTCGCGCCGGGGATGGGCTCGCCGCTCGGCGCGGGACGATCGCCTTCCGGCCTCGCGATCGGCGACTTCGACGGGGACGGGATGCTCGACGTCGCAGCGGCGAACGAGCTCTCGTCCGACGTCTCGGTTTGGCTCAATAGAGGCTCTTCGGGATTCGTGCGGGCGGCGGGCACTCCGGTCGCGCTCACGTCGATCCCGAAGTCGATCGTGGCCACCGACCTAAACCGCGACGGGAAGAGCGATCTCGCCGTGCTGAGCAACTCCGATGGAGAGGTCGACGGGTTGATCGGGGACGGCACCGGCAAGTTCGCGGCGCCGTTCGCTCTTTCGAGCTTCGTCGGCAACGACCCGCGAGGACTGATCGCGGCCGACCTGAATCTCGACGGCAACCCCGACCTCGTCGTCGGCCTGCACGCCGACGGGGCGGTGCACACCTTCATGGACGCCGCTCCGCTCGCCCCGAATGGGACCGCCTGTCAGGACGCCGACCCCTGTTTCACCGGCGACACCTGTTCCGCAGGCACGTGTGTCGGCGGAACCACGCCGCTCGACCAGGACGGCGACGGGCGCACTCCGCTCGGCTGCCCCAACGGCAGCGATTGCAACGACAACGATCCCAACGTGTGGAATGCACCGCGTGAGATGCGACGGCTCGTCGCGAGCGGCAAGGCGACGACGACCGTCTCGTGGGACCCGCAGTCGGGGATCGGCACGGCGGCGTACGACCTCGTCTCCGGCTCGCTCACGAAGCCGGTCAACTTCGCAGCGTCGATCTGCCTGCAGTCCGGGGGCGGGACCTCCTATGCCGACACACGCCCCAACCCCGCCCCCGGACAGGCGTACTGGTACCTGTCCCGCGGACGCAACAGCTGCGGCACCGGGACGTGGGGATCGGCTCAGGAAGACGCGACGATGGCGACCTGTCCGTGA
- a CDS encoding response regulator, giving the protein MMMTELLRLLVVDDNARVRRTIREVLSPLSPVIEECEDGDEVIAAFEAFAPDFVLMDLRMARMDGIAAAISLRAAHPKARIIAVSDHDHDDVKRAAREAGMEAFVAKRDLLQLGRLLEARQGRHEP; this is encoded by the coding sequence ATGATGATGACCGAGCTGCTCCGCCTCCTCGTCGTGGACGACAACGCGCGTGTCCGGCGGACGATCCGCGAGGTCCTCTCGCCTCTGAGCCCGGTCATCGAGGAGTGCGAGGACGGCGACGAGGTCATCGCCGCGTTCGAGGCATTCGCGCCCGATTTCGTGCTCATGGATCTCCGGATGGCGCGGATGGACGGGATCGCCGCGGCGATCTCCCTGCGCGCGGCCCACCCGAAGGCGCGAATCATCGCGGTCAGCGACCACGATCACGACGACGTCAAACGCGCGGCGCGCGAGGCCGGCATGGAGGCGTTCGTCGCGAAGCGGGACCTCTTGCAGCTCGGACGTTTGCTCGAGGCGAGGCAGGGGAGGCATGAGCCATGA